A DNA window from Caretta caretta isolate rCarCar2 chromosome 7, rCarCar1.hap1, whole genome shotgun sequence contains the following coding sequences:
- the AVPI1 gene encoding arginine vasopressin-induced protein 1, which translates to MGTPASVACDPLQRQAPEACARKRASANIFQGVGLLQLRQLFRSSGDTRAEERAQLVLGYAGDRRTAQALRQLRGRQRRGRLPPQLSPAAQDSSHPRLEDSSSPGADPGSTPRLEGPSRTGPRTRRRKRGPGPTGYLHQLQQ; encoded by the exons ATGGGCACCCCGGCCTCTGTGGCATGTGACCCCCTGCAGCGCCAGGCTCCTGAGGCCTGTGCCCGGAAAAGAGCTTCTGCCAACATCTTCCAGGGCGTGGGGCTGCTGCAGCTGAGGCAGCTGTTCCGGAGCAGCGGGGACACACGGGCCGAGGAACGCGCCCAGCTGGTCTTGGGCTATGCGGGCGACCGGCGCACGGCCCAAGCCCTGCGCCAGCTCAGgggcaggcagaggagggggcggctGCCACCCCAGCTGAGCccagcagctcaggacagcagCCACCCAAG GCTCGAGGACAGCAGCTCCCCTGGCGCAGACCCTGGCAGCACCCCGAGGCTGGAGGGGCCTAGCAGGACAGGTCCAAGGACCAGGCGGAGGAAGAGGGGGCCAGGGCCCACAGGGTACCTGCACCAGCTCCAGCAGTGA